One genomic segment of Arachis duranensis cultivar V14167 chromosome 4, aradu.V14167.gnm2.J7QH, whole genome shotgun sequence includes these proteins:
- the LOC107482561 gene encoding uncharacterized protein LOC107482561, translated as MEKIVFKYESEELHTPISSNDEGSSRRFPEFNDNYAHCEGRFELGTRFATVERFKEMVKDSFIAERRELKWIKNDKERVRVGCKDEECPFLVHLSYNKTLQCYQVKTYVQEHTCARDLGSNAADQHWLSKKIEKRMATQPHMNTKEATEFLREEFLLCPHPKMVYRAVVEAGEKIMGNERDQYERSRDYCEQILKSNPGSTARLELMPIPESPPIFDKLNICLDACKKGFKDGCRPLLHLDGCFLKTYYIVWLLAAVAQDANNQFYVVAYGVVRAKTKDAWKWFLTNL; from the coding sequence ATGGAGAAAATCGTATTTAAGTATGAGTCCGAGGAGTTGCATACACCTATATCATCCAATGATGAAGGTAGCAGCAGGAGATTTCCTGAGTTTAATGATAACTATGCTCACTGTGAGGGGAGATTTGAGTTAGGAACCAGATTTGCTACTGTTGAAAGGTTTAAAGAGATGGTAAAGGATTCCTTCATTGCTGAGAGGAGGGAGCTGAAGTGGATAAAGAACGACAAGGAGAGGGTCAGAGTGGGTTGCAAAGATGAGGAGTGTCCATTCCTGGTTCATTTGTCCTACAACAAAACATTACAGTGTTATCAAGTAAAGACGTATGTGCAAGAACATACTTGTGCAAGAGATTTAGGGAGTAATGCAGCTGATCAGCATTGGCTTAGCAAGAAGATTGAAAAGAGGATGGCAACCCAACCCCACATGAACACCAAGGAGGCAACTGAATTCCTAAGGGAGGAATTTTTATTGTGTCCCCACCCTAAGATGGTCTACAGAGCAGTAGTGGAGGCTGGGGAGAAGATCATGGGCAATGAGAGGGACCAATACGAAAGGAGCAGGGACTACTGTGAGCAGATTCTGAAGAGCAATCCAGGTTCGACGGCCAGGTTGGAGCTCATGCCAATTCCAGAATCACCTCCTATATTCGATAAATTAAACATATGCTTGGATGCTTGTAAGAAAGGGTTCAAGGATGGGTGTAGGCCTTTGTTGCACCTAGATGGTTGTTTTTTGAAAACCTACTACATAGTTTGGCTTCTAGCAGCAGTTGCGCAGGATGCCAACAATCAGTTCTACGTTGTTGCATATGGAGTTGTCAGGGCTAAGACTAAGGATGCCTGGAAATGGTTCTTGACAAATCTTTAG
- the LOC107482682 gene encoding BI1-like protein has product MFQAGQGYANVATSEPVSKKPHQYDVESGETLFPGLSPGENQLRWGFIRKVYGILSFQIVLTTLVSLLTVLYSPLNDLLRGNSLLLLIVVFLPFIFLIPLLKYQQKHPHNYILLGLFTVSISLTVGISCANTEGKIVLEALILTSAVVSSLTGYTFWASKKGKDFSFLGPFLFTSLFTLFLVGMMQMFFPFGPAAHAIYGGIGAMIFSGYIIYDTDNLIKRFTYDEYIGASVTLYLDILNLFLAILNMLREANN; this is encoded by the exons ATGTTTCAAGCGGGGCAGGGGTACGCCAATGTGGCGACGAGCGAGCCCGTTAGCAAGAAGCCGCATCAATACGACGTCGAATCGGGCGAGACGCTGTTCCCCGGACTCAGCCCCGGTGAGAACCAGCTCCGATGGGGATTCATACGCAAAGTCTACGGGATCCTCTCCTTCCAGATCGTTCTCACAACCCTCGTCTCCCTCCTCACCGTCTTATATTCCCCGCTCAACGATCTTCTCCGAGGGAATTCCCTTCTCCTCCTCATCGTCGTTTTTCTTCCCTTCATAT TTTTGATCCCATTACTCAAGTATCAGCAGAAGCATCCCCACAACTACATCTTATTGGGGCTTTTCACCGTCTCGATTAGCTTGACCGTTGGAATTTCCTGTGCCAACACAGAAG GAAAAATTGTGCTTGAGGCTTTGATTTTGACCTCTGCTGTGGTTTCCTCACTCACTGGCTATACCTTTTGGGCTTCCAAGAAGGGCAAGGATTTTAGCTTCCTTGGCCCATTTTTATTCACTAGTCTCTTTACCCTGTTTCTCGTTGGCATGATGCAg ATGTTCTTCCCATTTGGACCAGCAGCTCATGCTATTTATGGTGGAATTGGTGCTATGATTTTCTCTGGTTACATTATATACGACACTGACAACCTTATCAAACGCTTCACTTATGATGAGTACATTGGTGCTTCAGTCACTCTCTATCTCGACATTCTGAACTTGTTCCTTGCCATCTTAAATATGCTGAGGGAGGCAAACAATTAG
- the LOC107482681 gene encoding aspartyl protease family protein At5g10770, with the protein MLEILDRDQKRASLMVSRQRYGKNQVQLRWQDSTYVINVGIGTPKRMFTFNIDTGSDLLWIQCLPCKLGKPNHDCYQPKRPLFDPSKSSTYTKITCPSHTCSLTNTTLGYTQCVSSSCTYLGAYLDGSLIFGYMAKETLFVGSKTFKGIMFGCNEVTFNATLDKTDGIIGLGQGFLSFVEQTSNTYNKVFSYCLPSNPNRVGFLRFGKTKRVSKSLKFTKLGRDNAIELTGIKVGSTTIPITVKKDTAFIDSGTVITRLPSKDYIKLREAYRKAMTGYRFVGAISVADTCYNVGGHKKLKLPRMSFLFADGLLLDIPPSGVVIPYNSTVVCFPFAATPETPGGEDFVLLGNYQQRTLEVVYDVAGGKLGFGHGGCK; encoded by the exons ATGCTTGAAATCCTTGACAGAGACCAAAAAAGAGCGAGCTTGATGGTGTCGAGGCAGCGCTATGGAAAGAACCAGGTTCAACTCAGATGGCAAGATAGCACATATGTTATAAATGTGGGGATAGGAACACCTAAAAGGATGTTCACATTCAACATTGACACCGGTAGTGATCTCTTATGGATTCAATGTCTACCCTGCAAGCTGGGAAAGCCGAATCATGATTGTTACCAGCCAAAACGTCCACTTTTTGATCCATCAAAATCTTCAACCTACACCAAAATTACTTGTCCCTCACACACATGCAGTTTGACCAATACTACTTTAG GGTACACACAATGCGTTTCCTCATCTTGCACGTATCTGGGAGCTTATTTAGATGGATCTTTGATCTTCGGATACATGGCTAAAGAAACATTATTTGTTGGCTCCAAAACCTTCAAGGGGATCATGTTTGGGTGCAACGAAGTCACCTTTAATGCCACCCTTGACAAGACTGATGGCATAATTGGGCTTGGCCAAGGATTCTTATCCTTTGTAGAACAAACTTCCAATACATATAACAAAGTGTTTTCATATTGTCTCCCCTCAAATCCAAACCGTGTTGGTTTTCTCAGATTTGGTAAGACTAAACGAGTTTCGAAATCCTTAAAGTTCACAAAGCTAGGAAGAGATAATGCCATTGAACTCACTGGGATAAAAGTTGGTAGCACCACTATTCCCATAACTGTTAAGAAGGATACTGCATTCATTGATTCTGGTACTGTCATTACAAGGTTACCTTCCAAGGATTACATTAAGTTGCGAGAAGCATATCGAAAAGCCATGACCGGTTATAGATTTGTGGGAGCAATTTCTGTTGCCGATACATGTTACAACGTTGGCGGTCACAAGAAGCTTAAACTTCCAAGAATGAGCTTCTTGTTTGCAGATGGACTTCTTTTGGATATACCACCCAGTGGAGTAGTTATACCTTACAACTCCACTGTTGTTTGTTTCCCATTTGCAGCAACTCCAGAAACTCCCGGAGGCGAAGATTTTGTACTTCTTGGAAACTACCAGCAGAGAACACTAGAGGTAGTGTATGATGTTGCAGGAGGAAAACTTGGGTTTGGCCATGGTGGTTGCAAATAG
- the LOC107482680 gene encoding protein FAR1-RELATED SEQUENCE 7, with product MILKENPVGTELAMSNINVEEEIDFSCEPYIGLEFDSPDDALKFYTSYANRVGFKVRIGQLYRSRSNGSVSSRRYVCSKEGYQLSSRTGCPAFIRVQINASGKWVVDHFQKDHNHDLEIENGNCTPTVQQKGAAAFKSFTEVSRRPRKKLLESCNESSGPMGIIDFKRLRKEELEGQFRTEPYVGQEFGSPNEAYQFYHAYAAYVGFGVRIGQLFRSKNDGLITSRRFVCSKEGFQHPSRVGCGAYLRIKRQPSGKWVVDRLHKDHNHDLGSEREGRPKSIPDSNILAEEVDTGFVNGDLFRIDNYPVPRGTRQNHIKSDWYSMLLEYFQSRQAEDTGFFYAVEVDNGNCMSLFWADGRSRYSCSQFGDVLVIDTSYRKSVYLVPFATFIGVNHHRQPVLLGSALIADESEESFAWLFQTWLRAASGRQPLSIIADQDIAIQRAIRKVFPRTHHRFSLWQIKAKEQENLGIMGDGFTKDYDKCIYQSQTVDEFDATWAALLNKYGLKDNPWLKEMYEKRASWVPLYLRGTFFAGIPMNESVDSFFGAILNGQTSLVEFIPRYERGLERRREEERNEDFNTSNFQPFLQTKEPVEEQCRRLYTLTIFKVLQKELLQCYSYLGFKAFQEGSISRYMVRKGGNDMEKHHIVTFNASNLSISCSCQMFEYEGVLCRHALRVFQILELREVPSRYILHRWTKNAEDGVFPDLESWSSSQELRSLMLWSLRETAAKYIDAGATSIEKYKLAYEILREGGRKLCWHR from the coding sequence ATGATTTTGAAGGAGAACCCTGTAGGTACTGAGCTTGCAATGAGTAATATCAATGTGGAGGAGGAAATAGATTTTTCATGTGAACCGTACATTGGTTTGGAATTTGACTCACCGGATGATGCACTCAAGTTCTACACGTCATATGCAAATCGAGTTGGATTTAAAGTTCGGATTGGTCAGCTGTATCGATCAAGATCAAATGGGTCAGTTTCTTCTCGAAGATATGTGTGCTCAAAGGAGGGATATCAGCTCAGTTCGAGAACAGGTTGTCCAGCATTCATAAGAGTGCAAATAAATGCTTCTGGAAAGTGGGTTGTTGATCATTTCCAAAAGGATCACAATCATGATCTTGAAATTGAAAATGGAAATTGCACACCAACAGTGCAGCAGAAAGGTGCTGCAGCTTTCAAGTCCTTTACTGAAGTATCCCGTAGGCCAAGGAAGAAATTGCTTGAATCCTGTAATGAATCTTCTGGTCCCATGGGCATTATTGATTTCAAGCGACTGAGAAAGGAAGAACTCGAAGGACAGTTCCGAACTGAACCATATGTAGGTCAAGAGTTTGGTTCACCCAATGAAGCCTACCAATTTTATCATGCATATGCAGCATATGTTGGTTTTGGAGTTCGAATTGGTCAATTATTTCGTTCTAAGAATGATGGATTGATCACATCCCGCCGATTTGTGTGCTCAAAAGAAGGGTTCCAGCACCCTTCACGGGTTGGGTGCGGGGCCTATTTGAGGATTAAGAGACAGCCATCGGGAAAGTGGGTGGTGGACCGTCTCCACAAAGATCATAATCATGATTTGGGCTCTGAAAGGGAGGGTAGGCCAAAAAGTATTCCTGATTCCAATATTTTGGCTGAAGAGGTAGATACTGGATTCGTAAATGGTGATTTATTTCGGATAGACAACTATCCTGTCCCCAGAGGAACTAGACAAAATCACATTAAAAGTGATTGGTACAGCATGCTTCTAGAGTATTTTCAATCAAGACAAGCAGAAGATACAGGATTCTTTTATGCTGTGGAAGTTGACAATGGTAACTGTATGAGCCTATTTTGGGCTGATGGCAGATCTAGATATTCATGTAGTCAGTTTGGTGATGTCCTTGTTATTGACACTTCCTACCGTAAGAGTGTCTATTTGGTGCCGTTTGCCACCTTTATTGGAGTTAACCATCACAGGCAACCTGTGCTTCTTGGAAGTGCTTTGATTGCTGATGAATCTGAAGAGTCTTTCGCGTGGTTATTTCAGACATGGCTGAGGGCAGCATCTGGCCGGCAGCCTCTATCGATAATTGCTGATCAGGACATTGCAATCCAGAGGGCAATAAGAAAAGTCTTTCCAAGAACCCATCATCGCTTTTCATTGTGGCAAATCAAGGCAAAGGAACAAGAGAATTTGGGTATAATGGGTGATGGATTTACAAAAGATTATGACAAATGCATTTACCAGAGTCAGACCGTTGATGAATTTGACGCCACATGGGCTGCCTTACTCAACAAATATGGACTGAAGGACAATCCTTGGCTAAAAGAAATGTATGAGAAGCGGGCATCCTGGGTTCCATTATATTTAAGGGGCACGTTTTTTGCTGGCATACCCATGAATGAAAGTGTTGATTCATTCTTTGGTGCAATTTTAAATGGCCAAACGTCTCTCGTGGAATTTATTCCAAGGTATGAAAGAGGTCTTGAGCGACGCCgggaggaagaaagaaacgaGGATTTCAATACTTCTAATTTTCAACCATTTTTGCAAACAAAGGAGCCAGTTGAAGAACAATGTAGAAGGCTTTACACTCTTACCATATTCAAAGTACTTCAAAAAGAGCTTTTGCAGTGCTATAGTTATCTTGGGTTTAAAGCTTTTCAAGAAGGGAGCATCAGCCGATATATGGTGCGTAAGGGTGGAAATGATATGGAGAAACACCATATAGTTACATTTAATGCATCTAATCTTAGCATTAGTTGTAGCTGTCAGATGTTTGAATATGAAGGTGTTCTTTGTAGACATGCTTTGAGGGTTTTCCAGATACTGGAATTAAGAGAAGTTCCTTCTCGCTACATCTTGCACAGATGGACTAAAAATGCTGAGGATGGTGTTTTCCCTGATTTAGAGTCATGGAGTAGTTCTCAGGAACTCCGGAGTTTGATGCTATGGAGTCTAAGAGAAACTGCGGCTAAGTACATAGATGCAGGTGCAACATCTATTGAAAAGTATAAACTTGCTTATGAGATTTTGCGTGAGGGTGGGAGAAAGCTTTGTTGGCACAGGTGA
- the LOC107482560 gene encoding uncharacterized protein LOC107482560 translates to MTKTIEALKSGEISSGRGLNQETALKRAGDTRWGSHYKTILRLISLFPFVVNVLEYVKEDGNNSEQRAEACHLLNVIQSFEFIFNLYLMKNILRVTNELSQALQRNDQDIVNAMALVKVSKQRLQNIRDDGWSLLLDEVSLFCDKHDIIVPIMDDIFVSQGRSRCKAQKISNLHHFQVEIFYQVVDRQLQELNNRFIEVNTELLLCIACLNPRHSFFALDKEKLIQLAQFYPLEFSSTQLLALDSQLENFILDVRSDDHFSDLNGIGALSQKLVETRKNIVYPLVFLLLKLALVLPVATASVERTFSAMNVIKSRLRNRMGDEFLNDCLVAYIERETFDCIDNEKIIQSF, encoded by the coding sequence ATGACTAAGACAATTGAAGCATTAAAAAGTGGAGAAATTTCTAGTGGGCGTGGTTTGAATCAAGAAACAGCTTTAAAAAGAGCTGGAGACACTAGATGGGGTTCACACTATAAAACTATACTTagattaatttctttatttccttttgtGGTTAATGTTCTTGAATATGTTAAGGAAGATGGGAATAATTCAGAACAAAGAGCTGAAGCATGTCATTTATTGAATGTCATTCAATCTTTTGAATTCATTTTCAACTTGTACTTGATGAAAAATATCTTGAGAGTTACTAATGAGTTATCTCAGGCGTTACAAAGGAATGATCAAGATATTGTAAATGCTATGGCATTAGTCAAAGTGTCTAAGCAACGATTGCAAAATATAAGAGATGATGGTTGGTCTCTTTTACTTGATGAAGTCTCACTGTTTTGTGACAAACATGATATTATTGTTCCAATCATGGATGATATATTTGTGTCACAAGGAAGATCAAGATGTAAAGCTCAAAAGATATCAAATTTGCATCATTTTCAAGTTGAGATATTTTATCAAGTAGTTGATAGACAACTTCAAGAACTCAATAATCGTTTTATAGAGGTGAATACTGAATTGCTTCTTTGCATAGCTTGTTTGAATCCAAGACACTCATTTTTTGCATTAGATAAGGAGAAGTTGATCCAGTTAGCTCAATTTTATCCATTAGAATTTTCTTCCACTCAACTTTTGGCACTTGACAGTCAACTTGAGAACTTCATACTAGATGTGCGTTCTGATGATCATTTCTCGGACTTAAATGGAATTGGTGCTCTTTCTCAGAAGTTGGTTGAGACTCGAAAGAATATTGTTTATCCATTAGTGTTTCTTCTTTTAAAGTTGGCTTTAGTTTTGCCTGTAGCAACTGCATCAGTTGAAAGAACTTTTTCTGCTATGAACGTCATAAAGAGTCGACTTCGTAACCGTATGGGAgatgaatttttaaatgattgttTAGTGGCATACATAGAAAGAGAGACATTTGATTGTATTGACAATGAAAAGATTAttcaatctttttaa
- the LOC107482679 gene encoding F-box/kelch-repeat protein At3g23880 — MSSSSQGRRRIDYHQRGLIRTSSMEMEQAFIPDELVVEILSRIPVKCLLKFRCVCKSWNSLISDSYFIKKHLHHFTHHNRIILSATTAEFHLNSCYLNSLISSTSSTTISEHLNYPVKNKYRHDGIVGSCDGLVCFAIKGDCVLLWNPSIRVSKKSPPLGNNWRPGCFTSFGLGYDHVKQDYKVVAVFCDPNHFFSESKVKVYSMATNSWRKIQDFPHGVTPYQNSGKFVTGTLNWASNFTLGPTSSWIIVSLDLQKESYREILPPDYEKEETSSTPTLGVLNECLCMSYDHKRTHFVVWVMKDYGVAESWIKLVTVPYLPNPEDFSYSGPYYVSEKGEVLLMFEFDLVLFDPSDRSFKYPRIQNGKGWFDAEVYVETLVSPMKH; from the coding sequence ATGTCATCATCATCgcagggaagaagaagaatcgaTTACCACCAAAGAGGACTGATAAGAACTAGTTCCATGGAGATGGAGCAGGCCTTCATTCCAGACGAGCTTGTAGTGGAGATTCTGTCAAGGATTCCAGTGAAGTGTCTTCTGAAATTCAGGTGCGTATGCAAGTCATGGAACTCTCTCATCTCTGACTCTTACTTCATCAAAAAGCACCTTCACCACTTCACACACCATAACAGAATCATTCTCAGTGCTACAACCGCTGAGTTTCATCTCAACTCTTGTTACTTAAACTCTCTCATCTCTTCAACTTCTTCAACCACCATTTCTGAGCACCTTAACTACCCTGTCAAGAACAAGTACCGCCATGATGGCATCGTTGGTTCTTGTGACGGCCTTGTTTGTTTCGCCATTAAAGGTGACTGTGTTCTTCTCTGGAACCCCTCCATTAGGGTCTCCAAAAAGTCTCCACCTTTGGGCAATAATTGGAGACCCGGTTGCTTCACTTCCTTTGGTCTTGGCTATGATCATGTCAAGCAAGATTACAAGGTTGTTGCTGTGTTCTGTGATCCCAACCACTTCTTCAGTGAATCCAAGGTTAAGGTTTATAGCATGGCAACAAATTCTTGGAGGAAGATTCAGGATTTTCCTCATGGTGTCACCCCATATCAAAATTCAGGGAAATTCGTCACTGGAACTCTTAATTGGGCCTCCAATTTCACTCTTGGACCGACCTCTTCTTGGATTATAGTTTCTTTGGATCTTCAGAAggagagttacagggaaattctGCCACCTGATTATGAAAAAGAGGAGACTTCATCAACACCTACTTTGGGTGTTCTTAATGAATGTCTGTGCATGAGTTATGATCATAAAAGAACTCATTTTGTTGTGTGGGTGATGAAGGATTATGGTGTGGCAGAGTCATGGATCAAATTGGTGACAGTTCCTTATCTTCCTAACCCTGAAGATTTTTCATATTCAGGGCCATATTATGTTTCAGAAAAGGGTGAAGTGCTTCTCATGTTTGAGTTTGACTTGGTTCTGTTTGACCCAAGTGATCGTTCCTTCAAGTATCCTAGGATTCAGAATGGCAAAGGTTGGTTTGATGCAGAGGTTTATGTTGAAACACTAGTTTCACCAATGAAGCATTAA
- the LOC107482683 gene encoding PHD finger-like domain-containing protein 5A, whose protein sequence is MAKHHPDLIMCRKQPGIAIGRLCEKCDGKCVICDSYVRPCTLVRVCDECNYGSFQGRCVICGGVGISDAYYCKECTQQEKDRDGCPKIVNLGSAKTDLFYERKKYGFKKR, encoded by the coding sequence ATGGCCAAGCATCATCCTGATTTGATTATGTGCCGGAAACAGCCTGGAATTGCCATTGGAAGACTTTGTGAGAAATGCGACGGCAAGTGTGTCATATGCGACTCTTACGTGCGTCCTTGTacacttgtccgggtttgcGATGAATGCAACTATGGATCATTTCAAGGTCGCTGCGTAATATGTGGAGGGGTAGGGATATCTGATGCCTACTACTGCAAGGAATGCACACAGCAAGAGAAAGATAGGGATGGCTGCCCCAAAATTGTTAATTTAGGGAGTGCCAAAACCGATCTATTCTATGAACGCAAAAAGTATGGCTTTAAGAAACGATGA